The Microbacterium sp. LWO12-1.2 genome includes a window with the following:
- a CDS encoding SulP family inorganic anion transporter, producing MRTPLPGVTRENFVREALAGVTLLAIAVPLNIGYAQIAGLAPVAGLYALVVPTIVYALLVSSRQVVASPDAAAAALVFASLTGLGIAGDDFASMAAAQAILCGVFLVAASVLRLGFLANFLSRPILVGFVSGLALEVLLSQVAKMLGIRLAADEEFFAQALDLALRIGETSWVSLAMSAAAVTLLLLGRRFVPSVPGALVVLVGATVLTVALRLDEAGVAVLGVIDGGPPEFAFPALGWAQWLALVPSALALAMITMAEGVLISRSYADKRGYPVSADRDLLAFGAANVAAGMSMSFSMGSSTSRTAAMDQLGSRTQLPSLVLAGGSLILLLVGTELLAQIPSPVIGAVVAVAVIKLIGLGELRAFFRLSRYEFGIAVACLLGVLIIGPLGGLFLAFFLALVNLARRASNPEIDVLHASEDPQQTPVVGVPTAGVAGVLVIRFAAPLFFANGAVLVDRVAEIVHAAGPGLHAVVIDAEGITDVDVTGAEALRGIERSLRGAGITIAVSRLRPGLRERFARFDLLDGVVEFDSNRAALSALTRGTV from the coding sequence ATGCGGACCCCCCTGCCCGGTGTGACACGAGAGAACTTCGTGCGAGAAGCGCTCGCGGGCGTGACGTTGCTCGCGATCGCCGTTCCGTTGAACATCGGCTACGCACAGATCGCCGGGCTGGCCCCGGTCGCCGGGCTCTACGCCCTCGTCGTCCCGACGATCGTCTACGCCCTGCTGGTCTCATCGAGACAGGTCGTGGCATCGCCGGACGCCGCGGCTGCCGCTCTCGTATTCGCATCCTTGACCGGGCTCGGCATCGCCGGTGATGACTTCGCCTCGATGGCGGCCGCACAGGCGATCCTGTGCGGCGTCTTCCTGGTCGCAGCGTCGGTGCTGCGTCTGGGGTTCCTCGCGAACTTCCTCTCGCGGCCCATCCTGGTCGGTTTCGTCTCGGGTCTGGCGCTGGAGGTGCTCCTCAGCCAGGTCGCCAAGATGCTCGGCATCCGTCTCGCGGCTGACGAGGAGTTCTTCGCGCAGGCGCTCGATCTGGCTCTACGGATCGGGGAGACGTCATGGGTCTCCCTGGCGATGAGCGCGGCGGCCGTCACGTTGCTGCTTCTCGGACGACGGTTCGTGCCGTCCGTTCCCGGTGCGCTCGTCGTACTGGTGGGAGCCACGGTCCTCACCGTCGCACTGCGCCTCGACGAGGCAGGAGTCGCTGTGCTCGGCGTCATCGACGGAGGTCCGCCGGAGTTCGCGTTCCCCGCACTGGGATGGGCGCAATGGCTGGCGCTCGTCCCTTCTGCCCTTGCGCTGGCCATGATCACGATGGCGGAGGGCGTGCTGATATCGCGGTCGTATGCGGACAAACGCGGGTATCCAGTGTCCGCCGATCGCGATCTGCTTGCCTTCGGCGCGGCGAATGTCGCGGCGGGGATGTCGATGTCCTTCTCGATGGGGTCCTCGACCTCACGGACGGCGGCGATGGATCAACTCGGCTCGCGCACGCAGCTGCCGAGCCTTGTCCTGGCGGGTGGATCGCTGATACTGCTGCTGGTCGGCACCGAACTTCTCGCCCAGATACCGTCCCCGGTGATCGGTGCGGTCGTCGCCGTGGCCGTGATCAAGCTGATCGGGCTGGGAGAGCTGCGCGCTTTCTTCCGGCTCTCGCGCTACGAGTTCGGCATCGCCGTGGCCTGCCTGCTCGGGGTGCTGATCATCGGACCGCTCGGCGGCCTGTTCCTCGCCTTCTTCTTGGCGCTCGTCAACCTGGCGCGCAGAGCGTCGAATCCGGAGATCGACGTGCTCCACGCGTCCGAGGATCCGCAGCAGACACCTGTCGTCGGAGTGCCGACGGCCGGTGTGGCCGGCGTCCTCGTGATCCGCTTCGCGGCGCCACTGTTCTTCGCGAACGGTGCCGTGCTCGTCGACCGCGTTGCCGAGATCGTGCACGCTGCGGGGCCCGGTCTGCACGCGGTCGTGATCGACGCGGAGGGCATCACGGACGTCGATGTCACAGGGGCGGAGGCGCTGCGGGGGATTGAGCGGTCGCTGCGTGGTGCCGGCATCACGATCGCTGTGTCGCGTCTGCGTCCGGGGTTGCGAGAGCGGTTCGCACGGTTCGATCTGTTGGACGGCGTCGTCGAGTTCGACTCGAATCGGGCCGCCCTCTCCGCACTGACGCGGGGGACGGTGTGA
- a CDS encoding DUF1214 domain-containing protein, with translation MSDSSVHVTFENFVRVESARMFAGIAAAAGGSNIWNHYRTPTPIDQQTVIRMNRDTLYSAAIIDVSQGATITIPDAGERYISVMFVNEDHYINLVLHSGGTYDLTADALGSDFVLAAARVLVDPEDPADVAAVNALQDQLALSSVAGGQFAPAPYDEASFAATRGAILELAKGLGGFDRAFGRKEDVDPIRHLLGAAAGWGGLPETEAFYINVNPELPVGEYTLTIGDVPVDGFWSISLYNADGYFEANPSGAYSVNNITGQREDDGTITVHFGGDPSAPNALPITEGWNYLVRLYRPRPEVLNGSWTFPGIAGAGS, from the coding sequence ATGTCCGACTCCTCCGTCCACGTCACGTTCGAGAACTTCGTCCGCGTCGAGAGTGCCCGCATGTTCGCCGGCATCGCCGCCGCGGCCGGCGGATCGAACATCTGGAACCACTACCGGACGCCGACGCCGATCGACCAGCAGACCGTCATCCGCATGAATCGCGACACGCTCTACAGCGCGGCCATCATCGATGTGTCCCAGGGCGCGACCATCACGATCCCGGATGCCGGTGAGCGCTACATCTCGGTCATGTTCGTGAACGAGGACCACTACATCAACCTCGTGCTGCACTCCGGCGGCACGTACGACCTGACCGCCGACGCGCTCGGCAGCGACTTCGTGCTCGCGGCCGCGCGGGTGCTGGTCGACCCGGAGGATCCGGCGGATGTCGCGGCCGTGAACGCGCTGCAGGATCAGCTGGCGCTCTCCTCTGTCGCGGGCGGTCAGTTCGCCCCTGCCCCATATGACGAGGCCTCCTTCGCGGCGACGCGCGGCGCGATCCTCGAGCTCGCGAAGGGACTGGGAGGATTCGACCGCGCCTTCGGCAGGAAGGAGGACGTCGACCCGATCCGCCACCTCCTCGGTGCCGCGGCAGGATGGGGCGGCCTGCCGGAGACCGAGGCGTTCTACATCAACGTCAACCCGGAGCTGCCGGTCGGCGAGTACACGCTGACGATCGGAGATGTCCCGGTCGACGGCTTCTGGTCGATCTCGCTGTACAACGCCGACGGCTACTTCGAGGCGAACCCATCCGGCGCCTACAGCGTGAACAACATCACGGGGCAGCGCGAGGACGACGGCACGATCACGGTGCACTTCGGCGGCGATCCGTCGGCGCCCAATGCGCTGCCGATCACGGAGGGCTGGAACTACCTGGTGCGGTTGTATCGCCCGCGCCCCGAGGTGCTGAACGGCTCCTGGACCTTCCCTGGCATCGCGGGAGCCGGATCATGA
- a CDS encoding LuxR C-terminal-related transcriptional regulator, with the protein MDGYPATLRAPSPWFLTSPPQTTAGTIARTRLLSLLSDSLATSQVTLLAAPSGYGKTVLLAEWASHHPSTTAWLTLTPHDHGDDTLVLSGILSAMRRLAELAPDAAVRGMPAPDADARAIIGRIAETMGALDETIVVVIDDAHHAGPSLAGGVVDVLTALTAGRLRFALAGTPELSSWFSRSLVSREAAVLTGADLALTAADIAQDAPSAIDEADAEALLDATGGWPIAVQLRRLAGHAGPALIGSDVLLTDYIAGNVLPRLRPDLERFVLATSVCSRLTPALARALSGVDESESLLEECIAQGLFLDRYLDPDGARVYRWHDEFAARCREILTRASGARRRALEVIAARWMAPYYPAEAVGHALRADEPALAIDIIRSSWLRVIVDDGAKALRTLCVALPPHLAEHPEILLIRACCLDQLDDRTGAALLASKAATLGALAPAHEATNAFAALFLAHEHTALSAAADSARAVLERGDIPASMQAYSLFLLGWAELRLRRDPPRAVRLLESAKQEAIATRRAVLARRASTNLLFSLSYGGSLSAARRLIEDHRARDDDADDWQYYDGGIELFARAFTDYWQDRMADAEAGFGVLVAEGGHDASYTALARVYLAFCAAREGSPAALSAARKLISRVSTRETRGVPWPAYRSIANAALLASAGDFDRAMTAIEPLRPLKNIPGVRIEAAEIARRAGRIADATELLAALTAPELSISYVAASARVTAALIADERGDPRQAHRRIESALDAGAADGVVLPFSRNDGRLRELLVRHAATGTAHEAFLAARVAEDDRRAPAALDLGTMLSAREWEIYAYLGTTMTAIEIGAALFVSVNTIRTHQRSIYRKLGVANRREAVRLRLREGITARAAAP; encoded by the coding sequence ATGGATGGCTACCCCGCGACCCTTCGGGCACCGTCTCCGTGGTTCCTCACCTCCCCACCGCAGACCACGGCGGGGACCATCGCGCGCACGCGGCTGCTTTCCCTGCTGTCCGATTCTCTCGCCACCAGTCAGGTCACTCTGCTGGCGGCACCCTCCGGATACGGAAAGACCGTCCTGCTCGCGGAATGGGCAAGCCACCACCCGTCCACGACGGCCTGGCTCACGCTGACCCCGCACGATCACGGGGATGACACGCTGGTGCTCTCCGGCATCCTGAGCGCGATGCGACGACTCGCCGAGCTCGCCCCCGACGCCGCCGTCCGAGGAATGCCGGCACCGGATGCGGATGCCCGCGCCATCATCGGTCGGATCGCAGAGACCATGGGCGCACTCGATGAGACGATCGTCGTCGTGATCGATGACGCACATCACGCCGGCCCCTCGCTCGCCGGCGGCGTGGTCGACGTGCTGACCGCACTGACGGCAGGACGGCTCCGATTCGCTCTCGCCGGCACGCCCGAACTGTCGAGCTGGTTCTCGCGGTCGCTCGTGAGCCGGGAGGCCGCTGTCCTGACCGGTGCCGACCTCGCCCTGACCGCGGCCGACATCGCGCAGGACGCCCCGTCTGCCATCGATGAGGCCGATGCGGAAGCCCTGCTCGACGCGACAGGAGGCTGGCCGATCGCGGTGCAGCTTCGCCGGCTCGCCGGCCACGCCGGCCCCGCTCTGATCGGTTCCGATGTGCTGCTGACCGACTACATCGCCGGGAACGTGCTACCCCGCCTGCGCCCGGACCTGGAACGGTTCGTGCTCGCCACGAGCGTATGCTCCCGGCTGACGCCCGCTCTCGCCCGCGCGCTCAGCGGTGTCGATGAGAGCGAGTCACTCCTCGAAGAATGCATCGCACAAGGGCTCTTCCTCGACCGCTACCTCGACCCCGACGGCGCCCGCGTGTACCGCTGGCATGATGAGTTCGCCGCGCGCTGCCGGGAGATCCTGACACGCGCGAGCGGGGCGCGTCGACGCGCTCTGGAGGTCATCGCGGCGCGCTGGATGGCACCGTATTATCCCGCGGAGGCTGTCGGCCACGCCCTGCGGGCTGACGAGCCCGCCCTGGCGATCGACATCATCCGTTCGTCCTGGCTCCGGGTGATCGTCGACGACGGGGCGAAGGCGCTGCGCACCCTGTGCGTCGCACTGCCACCGCATCTCGCCGAACATCCGGAGATCCTGCTGATCCGCGCCTGTTGCCTGGATCAGCTCGACGACCGGACCGGCGCTGCCCTGCTCGCCTCGAAAGCGGCCACGCTCGGGGCACTCGCTCCCGCCCATGAGGCGACCAACGCGTTCGCGGCGCTGTTCCTCGCACACGAGCACACCGCGCTGTCCGCGGCGGCCGACAGCGCCCGCGCAGTGCTCGAGCGCGGTGACATTCCGGCGTCGATGCAGGCGTACTCCCTGTTCCTCCTCGGCTGGGCCGAGTTGCGCCTGCGCCGCGACCCGCCGCGCGCCGTCCGACTGCTCGAATCCGCGAAGCAGGAGGCGATCGCCACCCGCCGCGCCGTCCTCGCCAGACGCGCATCGACCAATCTGCTCTTCTCCCTCAGCTACGGCGGCTCCCTCTCCGCCGCACGACGGCTGATCGAGGACCATCGCGCGCGCGACGACGATGCCGACGACTGGCAGTACTACGACGGCGGCATCGAGCTGTTCGCCCGTGCATTCACCGACTATTGGCAGGACCGGATGGCGGATGCCGAGGCCGGTTTCGGCGTGCTGGTCGCCGAGGGCGGGCACGACGCGTCGTACACCGCCCTCGCCCGGGTCTACCTCGCGTTCTGCGCCGCACGGGAGGGGAGCCCCGCAGCACTGAGCGCGGCACGAAAACTGATCTCGCGCGTGAGCACGCGGGAGACGCGCGGCGTGCCGTGGCCCGCCTACCGGAGCATCGCGAACGCCGCGCTGCTCGCGTCCGCCGGGGATTTCGACCGCGCGATGACGGCGATCGAACCCCTCCGTCCGCTGAAGAACATCCCCGGCGTTCGCATCGAGGCGGCCGAGATCGCTCGTCGTGCCGGCCGTATCGCCGATGCCACCGAATTGCTCGCCGCACTCACCGCTCCGGAACTGTCGATCTCGTATGTGGCCGCGTCGGCCCGGGTCACGGCCGCGCTCATCGCCGACGAGCGCGGCGACCCGCGTCAGGCGCACCGGCGGATCGAGAGCGCTCTCGACGCCGGTGCCGCCGACGGCGTGGTCCTGCCCTTCTCCCGGAACGACGGGCGCCTGAGGGAGCTCCTGGTCCGGCACGCCGCCACCGGCACCGCTCACGAGGCCTTCCTCGCCGCGCGTGTCGCCGAAGATGACCGGCGAGCGCCTGCGGCTCTCGATCTCGGGACCATGCTCTCGGCACGCGAGTGGGAGATCTACGCGTATCTGGGCACCACGATGACGGCGATCGAGATCGGTGCTGCGTTGTTCGTATCGGTCAACACGATCCGCACCCACCAGCGGTCGATCTACCGCAAGCTCGGGGTGGCGAACCGCCGTGAAGCCGTCCGTCTGCGACTGCGCGAGGGCATCACTGCGCGCGCAGCGGCACCCTGA
- a CDS encoding SHOCT domain-containing protein, giving the protein MPLMRRGGRPGLLGMAARTAVVAGTATAVSGAVAQRQHARAAEQQALQHQQQAAYAQQAAAAPLAPPAPAPAAAAAAPIDLVARLQQLAELQQQGLLSADEFALAKRQLLGS; this is encoded by the coding sequence ATGCCATTGATGCGAAGAGGAGGCCGCCCCGGTCTCCTGGGGATGGCCGCACGGACAGCCGTGGTCGCCGGAACCGCGACAGCCGTGAGCGGTGCCGTCGCCCAGCGCCAGCACGCCAGAGCCGCCGAGCAGCAGGCACTCCAGCACCAGCAGCAGGCCGCATACGCACAGCAGGCGGCCGCCGCTCCCCTGGCCCCACCCGCACCGGCACCCGCTGCCGCAGCCGCTGCTCCGATCGACCTCGTCGCGCGGCTCCAGCAGCTCGCCGAACTCCAGCAGCAGGGCCTGCTGTCCGCGGACGAGTTCGCTCTGGCGAAGCGTCAGCTTCTCGGCTCCTGA
- a CDS encoding DUF6325 family protein, producing the protein MTSSGFAYGPIEVYVVEFEGEGLAPAVLDALLTLSASGTVRVVDLVVVARRADGSVHLTELREDAAHALSGIGLELEIEGLIGEDDIAESIAHTAPGFGVAIAAIEMRWATELASRLASEGGRVVRTERVPAPLVNELVSAALVATGEDI; encoded by the coding sequence ATGACGTCATCCGGGTTCGCCTATGGTCCGATCGAGGTGTATGTCGTGGAGTTCGAGGGAGAGGGCCTCGCCCCCGCCGTCCTCGATGCGCTCCTGACGCTGTCGGCATCCGGCACAGTACGCGTGGTCGACCTCGTCGTGGTCGCCCGGCGCGCGGACGGATCGGTCCACCTCACCGAACTCCGGGAGGATGCCGCGCACGCGCTCTCGGGGATAGGACTCGAGCTGGAGATCGAAGGCCTCATCGGCGAGGACGACATCGCGGAGTCCATCGCGCACACCGCGCCCGGTTTCGGTGTGGCCATCGCCGCGATCGAGATGCGCTGGGCAACGGAACTCGCCTCCCGACTCGCCTCCGAGGGCGGGCGAGTGGTGCGCACGGAGAGAGTGCCCGCGCCATTGGTGAACGAGCTCGTATCGGCCGCCCTGGTCGCCACCGGAGAGGACATCTGA
- a CDS encoding ATP-binding protein encodes MTNLTIGSAFGDPEIPVHLDARRFNRHTFWCGQSGSGKTYALGVVLEQLLLKTELPLLILDPNGDYTRLRETRPSAQGDDASTISERDIRVFRSGPSGGEPLHVRYTELSVASKAAVLQLDPIADADEYNVLLHAGADAQDFDPGHLLSRLRASGDPGQARLANRMENLQVLEWDLWARGASTVLEAIDERPHATVLDLGGFAHPVEPKVAALAVLEHLWARREERRPVLIVIDEAHNICSPNPQTAVERALTAQLVQIAAEGRKFGLWLLLSTQRPTKIHPNVLSQCDNLALMRVNAPRDLAEIADVFGFASDEAIRRSSGFAQGQALFAGGFISEPTFVQMGARITEEAGGDVRVPLRAQ; translated from the coding sequence ATGACGAATCTCACGATCGGGAGTGCCTTCGGCGACCCCGAGATCCCCGTCCACCTCGACGCCCGACGATTCAACCGGCACACCTTCTGGTGCGGCCAGAGCGGCAGCGGCAAGACATATGCGCTGGGCGTCGTGCTGGAACAGCTCCTGCTGAAGACGGAGCTGCCGCTGCTCATCCTCGACCCGAACGGCGACTACACCCGGCTGCGCGAGACACGTCCATCGGCGCAGGGCGACGATGCATCGACGATCTCCGAGCGGGACATCCGCGTGTTCCGCTCCGGGCCTTCCGGTGGCGAGCCCCTGCACGTGCGCTACACCGAGCTCTCCGTGGCGTCGAAGGCGGCGGTGCTCCAGCTGGACCCGATCGCGGATGCCGATGAGTACAACGTGCTGCTGCACGCCGGCGCCGACGCCCAGGACTTCGACCCCGGGCATCTGCTGTCGCGACTGCGCGCCTCGGGTGATCCGGGGCAGGCGCGACTCGCGAACCGGATGGAGAATCTCCAGGTGCTGGAGTGGGATCTGTGGGCCCGCGGTGCGTCGACCGTGCTCGAGGCCATCGACGAACGTCCTCATGCCACCGTCCTCGACCTGGGCGGGTTCGCGCATCCCGTCGAGCCGAAGGTCGCTGCCCTCGCGGTGCTCGAGCACCTCTGGGCGCGCCGTGAGGAGCGCCGTCCCGTGCTGATCGTCATCGACGAGGCCCACAACATCTGCTCGCCGAACCCGCAGACCGCTGTCGAGCGCGCTCTCACCGCGCAGCTCGTGCAGATCGCCGCGGAGGGCCGGAAGTTCGGCCTCTGGCTGCTCCTGTCGACCCAACGTCCGACCAAGATCCACCCGAACGTGCTCTCCCAGTGCGACAACCTCGCCCTGATGCGGGTGAACGCGCCGCGTGACCTCGCGGAGATCGCCGACGTGTTCGGGTTCGCGTCGGATGAAGCCATCCGTCGCTCCTCCGGTTTCGCGCAGGGGCAGGCGCTGTTCGCCGGCGGGTTCATCTCCGAGCCGACGTTCGTGCAGATGGGGGCCCGTATCACCGAAGAGGCCGGCGGCGACGTCAGGGTGCCGCTGCGCGCGCAGTGA